One Mercenaria mercenaria strain notata chromosome 12, MADL_Memer_1, whole genome shotgun sequence DNA segment encodes these proteins:
- the LOC128547309 gene encoding uncharacterized protein LOC128547309 — MTAIIPSESTSYNVFIVHDDDQWTNETLLTLLDDENITYLSLENDAVPGKSLLENFHFLISKAKKILFIVSEEFCQNVYGQYMVDIAFQVHSTENILTVITTGNLGVKGLGRLRRARTFDANSENFSHELLNEINSYVPEFFEVLSTGTLFDLLFLQGLCLQHFRGEIFGLIVTAYDKYLKVNLDEFSGHLDIHNKYKTAEVCGQCNFLCSVDTSVSLAVNDDVSLGSFSENMINAFANICQHVCDASHIRTNWGIVLSVNGSFTQNHQAIVPHFYKAVFAAINKETEKKVKVFMPVEPDYVEIEKRLASFNNNWDEESLPRANDMAKAGFFLTDKPCFVKCHYCGLNRIPVQKHDEPIRLHAKYTVCPFIKDLFQLDSTPVEKPKESVFPIESYRTLSSRLSTFEKLEISKPTTRNHKTETSKIFADAGFYYKGIDTLLECFTCGLKIIYKDNIVDPLVVHADLSSNCSFILEKKGECFVQTINSVKRLRGSGQTVITFLLKKFDGMHHHKSETTLFNFTF, encoded by the coding sequence ATGACCGCTATAATACCTTCCGAATCTACGAGCTACAATGTATTCATTGTACATGATGATGATCAATGGACCAATGAAACACTGTTGACGCTTCTCGATGATGAAAACATAACATACTTGTCCTTAGAAAATGATGCCGTTCCAGGAAAATCTCTACTGGagaattttcattttctaatCAGTAAAGCAAAGAAGATTTTATTCATTGTTTCGGaagaattttgtcaaaatgtgtatGGTCAATATATGGTTGATATTGCATTCCAAGTGCATTCAACAGAAAACATACTCACAGTTATAACGACTGGCAATTTAGGGGTAAAAGGGTTAGGCCGACTGAGACGCGCGCGGACATTTGATGCAAATTCTGAAAATTTTAGCCATGAACTACTTAATGAAATAAACTCATATGTTCCCGAGTTTTTCGAAGTTCTTTCCACTGGAACACTATTCGACTTGTTGTTTTTACAAGGCTTATGCTTGCAACACTTCAGGGGTGAAATATTTGGTCTAATAGTAACTGcttatgataaatatttaaagGTAAATCTAGACGAGTTCTCGGGACATTTAGACATCcacaataaatacaaaacagCGGAGGTATGTGGACAATGCAATTTTCTCTGCAGTGTTGACACGAGTGTGAGCCTGGCAGTAAACGATGATGTTTCTCTGGGGTCCTTCtcagaaaatatgataaatgctTTTGCAAACATTTGTCAACATGTTTGCGACGCTTCTCACATTCGAACTAATTGGGGCATTGTTTTATCCGTCAATGGATCGTTTACACAAAATCACCAGGCGATTGTACCCCATTTCTACAAAGCCGTGTTTGCAGCAATTAATAAAGAAACAGAGAAAAAAGTGAAAGTATTTATGCCTGTGGAACCAGACTATGTTGAAATAGAGAAAAGATTGGCATCGTTCAACAATAACTGGGACGAAGAATCGCTTCCAAGAGCAAACGATATGGCAAAAGCCGGGTTCTTCCTTACGGATAAACCGTGCTTTGTAAAATGTCATTACTGTGGTTTAAATAGAATACCTGTACAAAAACATGATGAGCCTATTCGTTTACACGCTAAGTACACAGTATGTCCATTTATAAAGGACTTGTTTCAATTAGATAGCACTCCGGTTGAAAAGCCAAAAGAAAGTGTCTTTCCGATAGAATCATATAGAACACTATCATCAAGACTTTCGACCTTTGAAAAACTAGAAATCTCCAAACCGACGACAAGAAACCACAAGACTGAAACAAGCAAAATATTTGCAGACGCTGGATTTTATTATAAGGGTATAGATACCTTGTTGGAGTGTTTTACTTGCggattaaaaataatttacaaggACAATATTGTAGATCCTTTGGTCGTCCACGCTGACCTCTCTTCGAACTGTTCGTTTATACTCGAAAAGAAGGGAGAGTGTTTTGTTCAAACAATCAACAGTGTCAAGAGGCTGAGGGGTTCCGGGCAAACAGTCATTACATTTCTTCTCAAGAAATTTGACGGAATGCACCACCACAAGAGCGAGACGACATTATTCAATTTTACGTTCTGA
- the LOC128547534 gene encoding uncharacterized protein LOC128547534 — translation MDDGLDAILSQVAETAEKNYYELLNESSDNLFLSQVPLDCYDIKQDNNIAEASFDLGLDFLFETEQNAVSDDSALLKPQSSEMKCESDDRFGKPVTDKEIEELKSSKRNKNTAKNTRWAYKVFETWRQHRDSNNIPELHSMDKSV, via the coding sequence ATGGACGACGGGCTCGATGCAATTTTGAGTCAGGTGGCAGAAACCGCGGAAAAAAACTACTATGAGTTACTAAATGAAAGTAgtgacaatttatttttatctcaAGTACCTCTGGATTGTTACGATATTAAACAGGATAATAACATTGCTGAAGCTTCCTTTGATCTTGGATTAGACTTTCTGTTCGAGACTGAACAAAATGCAGTATCTGACGACAGCGCGTTGCTAAAACCACAGAGTTCGGAAATGAAATGCGAAAGTGATGACCGTTTCGGCAAACCGGTCACGGACAAGGAAATTGAAGAGCTTAAATCCTCGAAACGAAACAAAAACACCGCCAAAAACACTCGGTGGGCGTATAAAGTTTTCGAAACCTGGCGACAACACCGTGATTCGAATAACATACCAGAACTTCATTCTATGGACAAATCAGTGTAG
- the LOC123535904 gene encoding uncharacterized protein LOC123535904, protein MEIKNQKGEDYPPKSLYLVMCGLLRHLREHGVHDMNFLDKNNPAFAEFYSVLDSKMKNLLDQGLGTDTKQADPISGDDENKLWESGVFGLKDSKTLQLTVFFYACKLFGLRGRDEHRGLQCDQFEIGEDSEGRFIRFIGRGSKTYHGGLGQMSINNKDIKHYCTPGPRCMATHFETYINAVGNDGDFYKRPLPAMPGNSIRYGHQPVGVNTLTKFMKEISQRGSLKGVYSNHSGKRTCATSMYEAGIDEQDIMDRTGHRSVTAVRKYKRLNDKIRKKVSNVLDPNSDVSLSMSKRNEQSDDDKEINLKNSPCHKKQKVRNALSEITTKSGVVNFSGCTFNF, encoded by the exons atggaaataaaaaaccaaaaaggAGAGGATTACCCCCCGAAATCTTTGTATCTTGTCATGTGTGGACTTTTAAGGCATTTACGCGAGCATGGAGTGCACGACATGAACTTTCTTGATAAAAACAATCCCgcatttgctgaattttattcTGTACTGGATAGTAAAATGAAAAATCTGCTAGATCAAGGCCTTGGCACTGACACAAAACAAGCCGATCCAATTTCTGGTGATGACGAAAACAAATTATGGGAGTCCGGTGTTTTTGGCTTGAAAGACTCTAAAACTTTGCAGCTGACTGTGTTTTTTTATGCATGCAAGTTGTTTGGCTTAAGAGGTCGTGATGAACACCGTGGTCTTCAATGTGACCAGTTTGAAATTGGTGAAGATAGTGAAGGACGATTCATACGATTCATTGGCCGAGGATCTAAAACCTACCATGGTGGACTAGGCCAGATGTCtataaataacaaagatataaaaCACTACTGTACAccag GTCCACGCTGCATGGCCACGCATTTTGAAACGTATATAAATGCCGTAGGTAACGACGGTGATTTCTACAAGAGGCCTCTTCCTGCTATGCCTGGAAACTCGATCCGGTATGGACATCAGCCAGTCGGTGTGAACACTCTCACTAAATTCATGAAAGAAATAAGTCAGAGGGGATCTTTGAAAGGTGTATATTCCAATCATAGTGGGAAACGAACATGTGCAACCAGCATGTACGAAGCTGGTATAGACGAGCAGGATATTATGGACAGGACAGGTCATAGATCTGTTACTGCTGTCAGAAAGTATAAACGCTTGAACGATAAAATCCGTAAAAAGGTGTCCAATGTACTGGACCCAAATTCTGACGTCAGCTTATCCATGTCGAAAAGGAACGAGCAAAGTGACGATGACaaagaaattaatcttaaaaactcGCCGTGCCATAAGAAACAAAAAGTTCGAAATGCTCTGTCGGAAATTACAACGAAATCTGGAGTAGTTAATTTTAGTGGATGCACTTTCAATTTTTAA